From the genome of Gemmatimonas phototrophica, one region includes:
- a CDS encoding S8 family peptidase, protein MRSFFRPAVVVSLVMGSLTACTDSPPAVTAPDVELASQAIAAASSNSAVDVIVTFDDSEGDPVGRARALMNQVGGTPRFTYSHALKGFAARMSPQALENIKRAKGIKHIELDAQAKGMTTVVARSWGQDRLDQRVLPLDKSYSFTANGTGVRVYILDTGILPTHQEFSGRLLPGFSAFGDNNTSDCHGHGTHVAGTAAGATVGVAPGAQVVPVRVLDCTAYGSWSGIIAGIDWVTSQKNNNKSIPMVANMSIGGGVSSSVNDAVTRSILAGVVYAVSAGNKNVDACTQSPAATPNALTVGGTESTDAKASWSNWGKCVDLFAPGGNIYSAYYTGSANYAAMSGTSMASPHVAGVAALILSTYPAYTPLQVRSSMVNGATANVVTGAGTGSPNVLLSSLFGVSTVPTDTVTTTPKDTTTTVTPAPLATPTLSVSRQVTKNSNTARLSWGSVTGSSAEIWRNGAKYLVTANDGSQNDSKLARGSYSYKVCNVGGTVCSPAVTVTF, encoded by the coding sequence ATGCGTTCGTTCTTCCGTCCTGCTGTTGTTGTATCGCTGGTCATGGGTTCACTGACCGCGTGTACGGATAGTCCTCCCGCCGTGACCGCACCGGACGTGGAGCTGGCCTCACAGGCCATCGCAGCCGCCTCGAGCAACTCGGCGGTCGATGTCATTGTCACCTTTGACGACAGCGAAGGCGATCCCGTTGGCCGCGCGCGCGCGTTGATGAATCAAGTGGGCGGCACGCCCCGCTTTACCTACAGTCATGCACTCAAGGGGTTTGCTGCGCGTATGTCGCCGCAGGCGTTGGAGAACATCAAGCGCGCCAAAGGGATCAAGCACATTGAACTGGATGCGCAAGCGAAGGGCATGACCACCGTCGTTGCGCGCTCGTGGGGGCAGGACCGGTTGGACCAGCGGGTGCTGCCGCTCGACAAGAGCTACAGCTTTACCGCCAACGGCACCGGCGTGCGCGTCTACATTCTCGACACGGGCATTCTGCCCACGCACCAGGAATTCAGCGGGCGGTTGTTGCCCGGCTTCTCGGCGTTTGGGGACAACAACACCAGCGATTGCCACGGCCACGGGACGCACGTCGCCGGCACGGCAGCGGGCGCCACGGTGGGCGTGGCCCCCGGGGCGCAGGTGGTGCCGGTGCGCGTGCTCGATTGCACCGCCTACGGATCGTGGAGCGGCATCATTGCCGGCATTGACTGGGTGACCAGCCAGAAGAACAACAACAAGAGCATCCCCATGGTCGCCAACATGAGCATTGGCGGTGGCGTGAGCAGCTCGGTGAACGATGCCGTGACGCGCTCCATTCTGGCCGGGGTGGTCTATGCGGTGTCGGCTGGCAACAAGAACGTGGATGCCTGCACGCAGTCGCCGGCGGCCACCCCCAATGCGCTCACGGTGGGCGGTACCGAGAGCACCGATGCCAAAGCCAGCTGGAGCAATTGGGGCAAGTGCGTGGACCTCTTTGCGCCGGGGGGCAACATCTACTCGGCGTACTACACCGGCAGCGCCAACTATGCCGCCATGAGTGGCACCTCCATGGCCTCGCCGCATGTGGCCGGCGTGGCGGCGCTCATTCTGAGCACTTATCCCGCGTATACGCCGTTGCAGGTGCGCAGCTCGATGGTGAATGGCGCCACGGCCAACGTGGTCACGGGGGCCGGGACCGGGTCGCCCAATGTGTTGCTGTCGTCGCTCTTTGGGGTGAGCACCGTGCCAACGGATACGGTGACCACAACGCCAAAGGACACCACCACCACAGTGACTCCCGCGCCTCTGGCTACGCCCACTTTGTCGGTGAGCCGTCAGGTGACGAAGAACAGCAATACGGCGCGGTTGTCGTGGGGAAGTGTGACGGGGAGCAGCGCCGAGATTTGGCGGAACGGGGCGAAGTATCTGGTAACGGCCAATGACGGCAGCCAGAACGACAGCAAACTGGCGCGCGGGAGCTACAGCTACAAAGTGTGCAACGTGGGTGGCACGGTCTGTTCCCCAGCTGTGACGGTCACCTTCTAA
- a CDS encoding heavy metal translocating P-type ATPase: MLRGQFAADVVAMLAIVGALLLEQPLAGLVVVLMQTGGEALDAYAVARASNAVEALEADAPTTAHRVVEGRVTDIAAAMIVPGDALLIRPGELVPADGVVIDGTSHVDTSRLTGEPVPVRVAAGARLFSGSINQDGAITLRAERRSQESQYAKIVDLVRSAQASKSPLQRTADVWAVWFTPLTLVACGVAWLVSHDWSRVLAVLVVATPCPLILAAPVAIIGGINRAAKRGIIVRHGGALEGLAKVDTAVFDKTGTLTVGKPRIAHIVVEHNGAVLDLLGKAAAVEQGSGHLLARVIVAEAEERGAPLMNATELQESAGRGIRGRVQGETVFVGAPDYVREALLELSPVTAGVLSRMEHDGTGLRAYVGTDGGAVARIEFADQLRPELAPMFAELRALGIADLHLLSGDKADNVRTIAEAVGITQYAGDLKAQDKVTRVTALEKAGRTVMMVGDGTNDAPSLSTATVGVALAGHGGGVVAEAADVVLLVDDPSRIPEAVRIGRRSLRIARQSIGVGLGLSLVGMAFAAAGQLTPVAGAIIQEAIDVAVILNALRAARA, from the coding sequence ATGTTGCGCGGCCAGTTCGCAGCGGATGTCGTGGCCATGCTCGCGATCGTTGGTGCGCTGTTGCTGGAGCAACCATTGGCGGGGCTGGTGGTCGTGCTCATGCAAACAGGTGGGGAGGCACTCGACGCGTATGCCGTAGCGCGGGCCTCCAATGCGGTCGAGGCGCTGGAGGCGGACGCACCAACCACGGCGCATCGCGTGGTCGAGGGCCGAGTGACGGACATTGCGGCCGCCATGATCGTTCCGGGTGATGCGTTGCTCATTCGGCCCGGCGAACTGGTGCCGGCCGATGGTGTGGTCATTGATGGGACCTCCCATGTGGATACGTCACGACTGACCGGCGAGCCCGTTCCGGTTCGTGTTGCCGCCGGCGCGCGGTTGTTTTCCGGCAGCATCAATCAGGACGGCGCGATTACGCTGCGCGCCGAACGGCGGTCGCAGGAGAGCCAATACGCGAAGATTGTGGATCTTGTGCGGTCGGCGCAGGCATCCAAGAGTCCGCTGCAGCGCACGGCTGATGTGTGGGCCGTGTGGTTTACGCCGCTCACGCTGGTGGCATGTGGTGTGGCGTGGCTGGTCTCACACGACTGGTCGCGCGTGTTGGCCGTTTTGGTGGTCGCTACACCCTGTCCGCTCATTCTGGCCGCACCGGTGGCCATCATTGGGGGCATCAATCGCGCTGCCAAGCGTGGCATCATTGTCCGTCATGGTGGTGCATTGGAAGGGCTCGCCAAGGTAGATACGGCCGTGTTCGATAAAACCGGAACGCTGACCGTTGGCAAACCGCGCATTGCGCACATTGTGGTGGAACACAACGGGGCTGTGCTTGACCTGCTGGGAAAAGCAGCCGCCGTGGAACAAGGATCAGGACATTTGCTGGCCCGCGTCATTGTCGCGGAGGCGGAGGAGCGTGGCGCGCCACTCATGAACGCGACGGAGCTGCAGGAATCGGCGGGGCGTGGTATCCGGGGCCGCGTGCAGGGCGAGACTGTTTTTGTCGGGGCGCCCGACTATGTGCGGGAGGCGCTGCTGGAGTTGTCACCAGTGACCGCCGGTGTGCTGTCGCGCATGGAGCATGACGGCACAGGATTACGTGCGTATGTCGGGACGGACGGTGGCGCGGTGGCCCGCATTGAGTTTGCCGATCAGTTACGTCCGGAGTTGGCGCCCATGTTTGCGGAACTCCGTGCCCTGGGCATTGCCGATCTGCATCTGCTCTCCGGTGACAAGGCCGACAATGTACGCACCATTGCCGAAGCCGTGGGCATCACGCAGTACGCTGGCGACTTGAAGGCGCAGGACAAGGTGACGCGTGTGACCGCGCTGGAAAAGGCCGGCCGCACGGTAATGATGGTGGGTGACGGCACCAACGATGCGCCGTCATTATCCACCGCAACCGTGGGAGTGGCGCTGGCGGGGCACGGCGGCGGTGTTGTTGCGGAAGCAGCCGATGTGGTGCTGCTGGTTGACGATCCATCGCGCATTCCCGAAGCCGTGCGCATTGGCCGTCGGTCGCTGCGCATTGCGCGGCAATCGATTGGTGTTGGGTTGGGACTTTCCTTGGTTGGGATGGCCTTTGCCGCCGCCGGGCAGCTCACGCCAGTAGCCGGCGCCATCATTCAGGAAGCCATCGATGTTGCCGTGATCCTGAATGCGTTGCGGGCCGCGCGCGCCTGA
- a CDS encoding P-II family nitrogen regulator, with protein MLTHSFKLVTIIAEPVLEPRITTELRRLGATGFTVVEGRGQGSRALHAAEIPGINVRIETIVPPEVADRIVEYISKQYFADYEVIAYLSDVQVVRGEKYRRAP; from the coding sequence ATGCTCACGCATTCGTTCAAGCTGGTTACGATCATTGCCGAGCCGGTGCTCGAGCCGCGCATCACCACCGAGCTGCGTCGCCTGGGCGCGACCGGCTTCACGGTGGTGGAGGGGCGCGGCCAGGGATCGCGGGCCCTGCACGCGGCGGAAATTCCCGGGATCAACGTCCGCATCGAAACGATCGTCCCGCCCGAGGTGGCCGATCGCATCGTTGAATACATCTCCAAACAGTACTTCGCGGATTACGAAGTCATCGCCTATCTCTCGGATGTGCAGGTTGTCCGTGGCGAAAAGTACCGTCGCGCTCCCTGA
- a CDS encoding DNA polymerase Y family protein, producing MTPPRRILLVDADAFFVAVARQEDPEGAGKARLLIVGGRPGSRGVVCSASYECRTFGVRSAMPISRALKLCPDAMCVPVPRGACSARSREIQAVLARFAPVVQASSIDEWYCDLGGTEALYGHEPLRATAHRIRDAVFEATGLRVSIGGGTSRLVAKMAVEVAKPKPGTTADGVHCVAAGGEAAFLSTFRLADLPMVGPKLSEKLERMGLVHVREAQAWSEAALVSRLGDRAGPWLARRVQGVDDSLVTPRERQKQVSREDTFAHDLNDDGVIERELLRLAVRVSADLRLQALRARTVTVKIKDTDFRTRSAQRTLSGYIESEKSVLKAARPLLRQLRGKRRVPVRLLGIALSHFDDEPEAAPLPAAQLGLFAPPPPAPESAPGDADPDESPRDRALTRALDRIRNRYGSGSILPARLVAPGDDTGPRVEE from the coding sequence ATGACTCCGCCGCGCCGAATTCTGCTCGTGGATGCCGACGCATTCTTTGTGGCGGTCGCTCGGCAGGAAGACCCTGAAGGGGCGGGCAAGGCCCGGTTGCTCATTGTTGGCGGACGACCGGGCTCACGCGGGGTGGTGTGCAGCGCCTCGTACGAATGCCGCACCTTTGGCGTCCGCTCCGCCATGCCGATTTCCCGGGCACTCAAGCTGTGTCCCGACGCGATGTGCGTGCCGGTGCCCCGTGGGGCCTGCAGCGCACGCAGCCGGGAAATTCAGGCCGTCCTGGCCCGCTTCGCCCCGGTGGTGCAAGCCTCGAGCATCGACGAGTGGTACTGCGATCTTGGGGGCACCGAGGCGCTGTACGGGCACGAACCGCTGCGGGCCACGGCTCACCGCATTCGGGATGCGGTGTTCGAGGCGACCGGCCTGCGGGTGTCGATAGGCGGCGGTACCTCGCGACTGGTGGCAAAGATGGCGGTGGAAGTCGCCAAACCCAAACCCGGTACGACGGCTGACGGGGTGCACTGTGTGGCGGCGGGAGGGGAAGCCGCGTTCCTCTCCACCTTTCGCCTGGCCGACTTGCCCATGGTGGGCCCCAAGCTTTCCGAAAAGCTGGAGCGCATGGGGCTCGTGCATGTCCGGGAGGCGCAGGCATGGAGCGAAGCCGCGCTCGTAAGCCGCCTGGGCGATCGCGCCGGCCCCTGGCTCGCGCGGCGCGTACAGGGGGTGGACGACAGTCTGGTCACCCCTCGTGAGCGCCAAAAGCAGGTGAGTCGTGAGGATACATTTGCCCATGATCTCAATGACGACGGGGTGATTGAGCGCGAACTGCTCCGGTTGGCCGTCCGGGTCAGCGCCGATCTCCGTCTGCAGGCGCTGCGCGCCCGCACCGTGACCGTCAAAATCAAAGACACGGATTTCCGCACCCGGTCGGCCCAGCGAACCCTCTCAGGCTACATCGAGTCGGAGAAGTCGGTGCTGAAAGCCGCCAGGCCGCTGCTGCGGCAGCTCCGGGGGAAGCGCCGGGTCCCCGTGCGCCTTTTGGGCATTGCCCTGTCGCACTTTGACGATGAACCGGAAGCAGCCCCCCTGCCCGCCGCCCAGCTTGGACTCTTCGCCCCGCCGCCCCCGGCCCCGGAATCGGCACCGGGGGACGCGGACCCGGACGAGTCCCCGCGCGACCGGGCCCTGACTCGGGCACTGGATCGCATCCGGAACCGTTATGGCTCTGGGTCAATTCTTCCTGCTCGGCTGGTGGCACCCGGAGACGATACCGGGCCAAGGGTGGAAGAATAA
- a CDS encoding sodium-dependent bicarbonate transport family permease, protein MIETLKANLLSPIPLAFALGIVTRLMRSEFSLPKDVYSALSIYLLFALGLKGGVELAHASFDSIVAPAGVTLLLGCITPLSTYAVMRYVGRFGTSDAAGMAAHYGSVSAVTFIAAQQFMQRVGAPAEGFMPTLLTLLESPGIHIALAIGAIQRNKQLLALGGDKNAHGSVREVLHEVLTGRTMVLLVGGLVVGYFMGESGWNAVSPFFESGFKGALMLFLLEMGIVAGDRLGDLKKVGPFLLAFGIVMPLLHGAIGVILGAWAGLSPGGAAVLGTMAASASYIAAPPAVRLTLPEANPTYSLTAALAITFPFNILAGIPIYYSIAQAIAT, encoded by the coding sequence ATGATTGAGACGCTCAAGGCCAACCTGCTTTCGCCGATCCCGCTCGCGTTCGCGCTCGGGATCGTGACCCGCCTCATGCGCAGTGAGTTCTCGCTGCCGAAGGACGTGTATAGTGCCCTTTCCATTTACCTCCTGTTTGCGCTTGGCCTGAAGGGCGGGGTGGAACTCGCCCACGCGTCCTTCGACAGCATCGTTGCGCCCGCTGGCGTAACGCTCCTCCTCGGCTGCATTACGCCGCTCAGCACCTATGCGGTCATGCGCTACGTGGGACGCTTCGGCACATCGGACGCCGCCGGTATGGCGGCGCACTACGGATCGGTCAGCGCAGTGACCTTCATTGCTGCGCAACAGTTCATGCAACGCGTTGGCGCACCCGCCGAAGGGTTCATGCCCACGTTGCTCACCCTGCTCGAAAGTCCGGGTATTCACATTGCGCTCGCCATTGGCGCCATCCAGCGCAACAAACAACTGCTGGCCCTGGGCGGTGACAAGAACGCCCACGGCTCCGTGCGTGAGGTCCTTCACGAGGTCCTGACGGGGCGCACCATGGTCCTGCTGGTCGGTGGGCTCGTGGTTGGCTATTTCATGGGTGAATCCGGCTGGAACGCGGTTTCGCCATTCTTCGAGAGTGGCTTCAAGGGCGCGCTCATGCTCTTCCTGTTGGAGATGGGGATCGTGGCCGGTGATCGACTGGGTGACCTGAAGAAGGTGGGCCCGTTCCTCCTCGCCTTCGGGATTGTCATGCCACTGCTGCACGGCGCCATCGGTGTCATCCTCGGCGCATGGGCGGGCCTTTCTCCGGGTGGTGCCGCCGTCCTGGGGACCATGGCCGCCAGCGCGAGTTACATCGCCGCGCCCCCCGCGGTGCGCCTCACGCTCCCGGAAGCCAATCCGACGTACTCGCTGACGGCTGCACTCGCCATCACCTTTCCATTCAACATCCTCGCCGGCATTCCGATCTACTACAGCATCGCTCAGGCGATCGCGACGTAG
- a CDS encoding LysR family transcriptional regulator: MTQLSLNTLNYQHLLYFWVVAREGSIAKATVVLHLTQPTISTQLKLLERSMGAALFERRGRHLVLTDTGHLVFHYADEMFRTGRELTEALTRGDVRLPARLIVGISDSLPKLTTWRLLRPALDAVPGLHLTCRIDKTERLVADLAVHALDVVLADTPASSSIPMTLYNHLLGECGVTVFATEALSAKYRRRFPQSLDGAPFIMPTSNTAMRRSLDTWCVANNVRPSIVCEAEDVALLQVFGQEGMGLFAAPSVVEAQIRRAYHVRVVGRLPEVKEQFYAISAERKLAHPAVVALKEAAQARLFG, translated from the coding sequence ATGACGCAGCTATCGCTCAACACGCTGAATTACCAGCACCTGTTGTACTTCTGGGTGGTGGCGCGCGAGGGAAGCATTGCCAAGGCCACAGTGGTATTGCATCTCACGCAGCCTACCATCAGTACGCAGTTGAAGCTGCTGGAGCGCTCCATGGGGGCGGCGCTGTTCGAACGTCGTGGGCGTCATCTGGTGCTCACCGACACGGGCCACCTGGTCTTTCATTATGCCGATGAGATGTTTCGCACCGGGCGCGAACTCACGGAGGCATTGACGCGTGGCGACGTGAGACTACCGGCGCGACTGATCGTGGGCATCTCGGATTCACTGCCGAAGCTTACCACGTGGCGTCTGCTTCGCCCTGCCCTTGATGCGGTGCCGGGACTACACCTCACCTGTCGCATTGATAAAACCGAACGATTGGTGGCCGATCTCGCAGTACATGCCCTTGATGTTGTGCTCGCCGACACCCCCGCCTCATCGTCCATTCCCATGACGCTGTACAATCACCTGCTTGGTGAATGTGGCGTGACCGTGTTTGCCACCGAAGCTTTGAGCGCCAAGTACCGACGCCGCTTCCCGCAGTCGCTGGACGGCGCGCCGTTCATCATGCCGACGTCAAACACCGCCATGCGCCGTTCGCTGGACACCTGGTGTGTGGCCAACAATGTGCGCCCCAGCATTGTGTGTGAGGCCGAGGACGTCGCGCTCCTGCAAGTCTTCGGGCAGGAGGGGATGGGTCTCTTTGCCGCGCCAAGCGTGGTGGAAGCACAAATCCGGCGGGCGTACCACGTTCGTGTCGTGGGTCGCCTGCCGGAAGTGAAAGAGCAGTTCTACGCAATCTCGGCAGAACGAAAGCTGGCGCACCCTGCCGTGGTCGCTCTCAAGGAGGCCGCACAGGCCCGGTTGTTTGGCTAG
- a CDS encoding S8 family peptidase — MSLVACADDRSPITAPEAEVIGLPSAAAASDNGAVDVIVTFEDSEGDPTGRARALMNQLGGNSKHTYTHALKGFSARMSPKALENLKRAKGIKRIEMDGQAKGMGTMAARSWGQDRLDQRVLPLDKSYSFTANGSGVRVYILDTGILPTHQEFSGRLLPGFSAFGDNNTSDCHGHGTHVAGTAAGATVGVAPGAQVVPVRVLDCTAYGSWSGIIAGIDWVTSQKNNNKSIPMVANMSIGGGVSSSVNDAVTRSIQAGVVYAVSAGNKNVDACTQSPAATPNALTVGGTESTDAKASWSNWGKCVDLFAPGGNIYSAYYTGSANYAAMSGTSMASPHVAGVAALILSTYPAYTPSQVRSSMVNGATANVVTGAGTGSPNVLLSNLFAATTVPADTTSTTSTTTTTTTTTTTTPTPTPVATPTLSVSKQVSKNSNTARLSWGSVTGSSAEIWRNGAKYLVTANDGSQNDSRLARGSYGYKVCNVGGTVCSPTVTVSF; from the coding sequence ATGTCGCTCGTCGCATGTGCGGACGACCGCTCACCCATTACGGCTCCCGAAGCCGAAGTGATTGGCCTGCCGTCGGCGGCCGCGGCGTCAGACAATGGTGCGGTGGATGTGATTGTGACCTTTGAAGACAGCGAAGGCGACCCCACGGGTCGCGCGCGCGCCCTCATGAATCAACTGGGCGGCAATTCGAAGCACACGTACACCCATGCGCTGAAGGGGTTCTCGGCGCGCATGTCTCCCAAGGCGCTGGAGAATCTCAAGCGCGCCAAGGGGATCAAGCGTATTGAAATGGATGGGCAGGCGAAGGGCATGGGTACCATGGCCGCGCGCTCGTGGGGGCAGGACCGGTTGGACCAGCGGGTGCTGCCGCTCGACAAGAGCTACAGCTTTACTGCCAACGGCAGCGGCGTGCGCGTCTACATTCTCGACACGGGCATTCTGCCCACGCACCAGGAATTCAGCGGGCGGTTGTTGCCCGGCTTCTCGGCGTTTGGCGACAACAACACCAGCGATTGCCACGGCCACGGGACGCACGTCGCCGGCACGGCAGCGGGCGCCACGGTGGGCGTGGCCCCCGGGGCGCAGGTGGTGCCGGTGCGCGTGCTCGATTGCACCGCCTACGGATCGTGGAGCGGCATCATTGCCGGCATTGACTGGGTGACTAGCCAGAAGAACAACAACAAGAGCATCCCCATGGTCGCCAACATGAGCATTGGCGGTGGCGTGAGCAGCTCGGTGAACGATGCCGTGACGCGCTCCATTCAGGCCGGGGTGGTCTATGCGGTGTCGGCTGGCAACAAGAACGTGGATGCCTGTACGCAGTCGCCGGCGGCCACGCCCAATGCGCTCACGGTGGGCGGTACCGAGAGCACCGATGCGAAGGCCAGCTGGAGTAACTGGGGCAAGTGCGTGGACCTCTTTGCGCCGGGGGGCAACATCTACTCGGCGTACTACACCGGCAGCGCCAACTACGCCGCCATGAGCGGTACCTCCATGGCGTCGCCGCATGTGGCCGGCGTGGCGGCGCTCATTCTGAGCACCTACCCCGCTTACACGCCGTCCCAGGTACGCAGCTCCATGGTGAATGGCGCCACGGCCAACGTGGTCACGGGGGCCGGGACCGGATCGCCGAATGTGTTGTTGTCGAACCTCTTTGCCGCGACGACGGTACCGGCCGACACCACCTCGACAACGTCCACGACCACTACCACTACCACCACCACCACCACCACGCCGACCCCGACCCCGGTGGCCACGCCCACCCTGTCGGTGAGCAAGCAGGTGAGCAAGAACAGCAACACGGCGCGCTTGTCGTGGGGAAGTGTCACGGGGAGCAGCGCCGAGATCTGGCGGAACGGGGCGAAGTACCTGGTGACCGCCAACGACGGCAGCCAGAACGACAGCAGGCTGGCTCGCGGGAGCTATGGCTACAAGGTGTGCAACGTGGGTGGCACGGTGTGTTCGCCAACGGTCACCGTGTCGTTCTAA
- a CDS encoding sensor histidine kinase → MANTHSHAALAAIVDIAADAIIALDDNFRIVRFNRGAEQIFQWTEPEMIGQPLDRLLPMASRAVHRGHMRTFAEGELDARVMASRRPIAGLRKNGETFPAEASIARVTMEGERTFMVTLRDVSERVKSEERQKLLATAGWVLAASLDVESTMATIAELPVPLLGEWSLLELLTPDGAMRRAAATHVDPHRHEDTAALLSKIAEPLDLEPTAASSARVAHEAEAQRITDIKAWLGANFPDASSRSRAESLGASAVLLVPLRAGGRAIGALHLVRTRPGVAHSLEEQHVADQFAGLAALALENARLYQQSRSAVRERDEMLAIVSHDLRNPVNAIVMLTGAVLKREPPYAGAPEDAAPMARDEVEAVRAAARQADGLIQDLQDVSRISAGRLRVERRRVPAGDILKECADMFEPVMEDAALRFVRQVESDLPVILADRHRLQQVLSNLLGNAVRFTPHGGEVVLTATRLEDMLRISVRDSGPGVAPDDVPRLFERYWQAPRLLRAGSGLGLYIAKGIVEAHEGEIGVESEVGKGAEFWFTVPF, encoded by the coding sequence ATGGCGAATACGCACTCACACGCAGCCCTGGCAGCCATCGTCGATATTGCGGCTGATGCAATTATCGCTCTCGATGACAACTTCCGCATTGTACGCTTCAATCGGGGCGCGGAGCAGATTTTTCAGTGGACGGAGCCCGAGATGATCGGGCAACCACTCGATCGGCTGCTCCCCATGGCCTCGCGCGCCGTGCATCGTGGGCACATGCGCACCTTCGCCGAAGGGGAGCTGGACGCGCGGGTGATGGCGAGCCGCCGCCCAATTGCAGGGCTGCGCAAGAACGGTGAGACCTTTCCGGCCGAGGCGTCCATTGCGCGCGTCACCATGGAAGGCGAGCGCACGTTCATGGTGACCCTTCGCGATGTGAGCGAGCGGGTCAAGAGTGAAGAGCGACAGAAGCTCCTCGCGACGGCTGGGTGGGTGCTGGCCGCGTCGCTCGACGTGGAGAGCACGATGGCTACGATTGCCGAGTTGCCGGTACCGCTGCTCGGGGAGTGGAGTTTGTTGGAACTGCTTACGCCCGATGGCGCGATGCGTCGCGCGGCAGCAACCCACGTGGACCCGCATCGGCACGAAGACACTGCCGCACTGCTGTCAAAGATTGCCGAGCCGCTGGATCTGGAGCCGACCGCTGCCAGCAGCGCGCGAGTGGCCCACGAGGCCGAAGCCCAGCGCATTACCGATATCAAGGCGTGGCTCGGCGCCAACTTCCCCGACGCCTCCTCGCGGTCGCGCGCAGAGTCGCTGGGGGCCAGTGCGGTACTCCTCGTGCCGTTGCGGGCGGGTGGACGCGCCATTGGTGCATTGCATCTCGTCCGCACACGTCCCGGAGTAGCCCACTCGCTTGAAGAACAGCATGTGGCCGATCAGTTCGCTGGTCTGGCCGCGCTGGCGCTGGAGAACGCGCGACTGTACCAGCAGTCGCGCAGCGCGGTGCGTGAGCGCGACGAAATGCTGGCCATCGTCTCACACGACCTGAGAAATCCGGTCAACGCCATCGTGATGCTGACGGGGGCCGTACTCAAGCGTGAGCCGCCGTATGCCGGTGCGCCGGAAGACGCGGCCCCCATGGCCCGCGACGAAGTGGAAGCCGTGCGCGCCGCCGCCCGTCAGGCCGACGGACTCATTCAGGACTTGCAGGACGTCTCGCGCATTTCGGCCGGCCGGTTACGCGTGGAACGCCGACGCGTGCCGGCCGGTGACATCCTGAAGGAATGCGCCGACATGTTTGAGCCGGTGATGGAGGATGCCGCGCTGCGCTTTGTCCGTCAGGTGGAGAGTGATCTGCCCGTGATTCTGGCCGATCGGCACCGCTTGCAGCAGGTGTTGTCCAATCTGCTCGGCAATGCGGTGCGCTTCACGCCGCACGGGGGAGAAGTGGTGCTGACGGCCACGCGGTTGGAGGATATGCTGCGGATCAGTGTGCGCGACAGCGGCCCCGGCGTGGCGCCCGATGACGTGCCACGCCTTTTTGAGCGCTATTGGCAGGCCCCTCGGCTGCTGCGCGCTGGCTCAGGGTTGGGGCTGTATATCGCCAAGGGCATCGTGGAGGCGCACGAAGGGGAAATTGGCGTGGAGTCGGAAGTGGGGAAGGGAGCGGAGTTCTGGTTTACCGTCCCCTTCTGA
- the ybaK gene encoding Cys-tRNA(Pro) deacylase: MTPAILLVKKAGVPHDVLSYVHDPKAASYGLEAADALELDPSSVFKTLVVDVDGVGLACAVVPVSGMLNLKAMADALGGRRTTMADQQAAERATGYIVGGISPLAQKRPLPVVLDETAILYERIHVSAGRRGLELALHADDLLMLTRGILAPIARD; the protein is encoded by the coding sequence GTGACCCCCGCCATTCTGCTCGTCAAAAAAGCCGGCGTCCCGCACGACGTCCTCAGCTATGTGCACGACCCCAAGGCGGCCTCCTACGGGCTCGAGGCGGCCGACGCCCTCGAACTTGATCCGTCCAGCGTGTTCAAAACGCTCGTCGTTGACGTGGACGGGGTGGGGCTCGCCTGCGCCGTGGTACCGGTGAGCGGGATGCTCAATCTCAAGGCCATGGCCGATGCCCTGGGGGGGCGACGCACGACCATGGCTGACCAGCAGGCCGCCGAACGGGCCACCGGATACATCGTGGGCGGCATCAGTCCCCTGGCACAAAAGCGTCCCCTGCCGGTGGTGCTCGACGAGACCGCCATTCTGTACGAGCGCATTCACGTCAGCGCCGGACGTCGCGGGCTGGAGCTCGCGTTGCACGCCGACGATCTGCTGATGCTCACCCGCGGCATTCTCGCCCCCATTGCACGCGACTGA